The region TGTCAGGCACACCGGGATTCGCCGCGACCGCGATGGCAAAACCGGTGGACTCCCCGATGGAGTTCTTCCCGATATCCAATCCGCAGTTGAGATTGCGAACAATGTTGACCAGCCCGATCGCATCGACGTCGAAGACCGCCGTTGCATCCGGATAATTTCCAAGTTTCGGCGGATCGCCGGTCAGGCAGAGAATATTCTTCAGCCCAATGGACGATGCTCCCAGCAGATCGCTCTGGATACTGAGCACGTTACGATCCCTGCAGGTGTAGTGCAGGATCGTCTCAATTCCGACCTTCTGCTGAATCTGAACGCAGAGACTCTGCGCGCTCATGCGTGCGCTGGCGCGTGGCGAGTCAGGCACGTTGATCGCATCGACGCCCAGTTTATGTAGCTGTTCCGCTCCCCTGATCTCGCGTGAGCAATCGATCCCACGCGGCGGAACGATCTCCACCATCGAGATAAACTCGCCTGCGGCGATCATCGCGCCTACCTTTGAGCGCTGCGCCAGGGGAGGAGGCGTCACCTTGGGGGCGGAAGGAGTCTCGGACCGGCTCTCCATCACCTGGGCGCCGGTCTCCATTGCATCCATCGCGCGAAGAGCGCTCCGCATCGCGCGAGTGTAACTAGGCGTCGTACCGCAGCATCCGCCCACCAAAGAGGCTCCCGCCTTCACCAGTTTGCGGGTAAAACTGGCCATGTATTCCGGCGAAGTCATATAGATGGTTCGCCCCTCTACTGCCCGCGGAATTCCGGCGTTCGGCATGGCTACCAGCGGAAGATCGGTCATCGGGCGCATACGCTCGATGACGCTGAGCACGGTTGCCGGGCCGGCACTGCAATTGCAGCCTACTGCCTCTGCCCCAGCTGCAGAGAGGCGTCGTGCTGCCGTCTCGGCGGTAGCTCCGTCAAGGCAATTTCCTTCTTCGTCGACGGTGACCATTACGATGACGGGAATACCCGGAGCGACGGCACGTGCGGCTGCGATCGCCTGCTCGGCCTCGATCAAGGAGGTCATTGTCTCGATGGACAGGAGATCGACGCCGACTCCTGGACCACCCTCGGTGAGGGCGATGATCTGCTCTGCAAAGGCAGCCCGTGCTTCGTCCAGGCCGACTTTGCCAAGCGGCTCCAGCCGGACCCCCAGCGGACCAATGGCGCCGGCCACAAAGGCTTCGACGCCCTGCTTATCGCGAATCTGATTGACGGCCTCGCGTGCGAGTCGCACACCGGAGAGATTGATCTCCCGCACCTTGTCACGAAGTCCAAAGTGCTCCAGCCGGAAGGAATTTGCACCGAAGGTGTTGGTCTCGATCACCTCGGCGCCTGCCTGCAGATACTCCAGATGAATCTCGCGGACCAGTTCGGGCTGCGTAAGGTTCAGCTCATCGTACGACCGGTTGATAAAGACGCCGCGGGCATAAAGCATGGTGCCCATGGCCCCGTCGCAGAGCACAGGAGCTCCCTGGAACAGTCGTTCTACAGCCTTTGAACCGTGGGTCGGGTACAGGATATTTTCACTCATTCGGAATACCGGTCTAATCCATCTATCTTAAGGCACTGCGTCAGGCGACTCCAAATCGT is a window of Edaphobacter sp. 12200R-103 DNA encoding:
- a CDS encoding bifunctional homocysteine S-methyltransferase/methylenetetrahydrofolate reductase; translation: MSENILYPTHGSKAVERLFQGAPVLCDGAMGTMLYARGVFINRSYDELNLTQPELVREIHLEYLQAGAEVIETNTFGANSFRLEHFGLRDKVREINLSGVRLAREAVNQIRDKQGVEAFVAGAIGPLGVRLEPLGKVGLDEARAAFAEQIIALTEGGPGVGVDLLSIETMTSLIEAEQAIAAARAVAPGIPVIVMVTVDEEGNCLDGATAETAARRLSAAGAEAVGCNCSAGPATVLSVIERMRPMTDLPLVAMPNAGIPRAVEGRTIYMTSPEYMASFTRKLVKAGASLVGGCCGTTPSYTRAMRSALRAMDAMETGAQVMESRSETPSAPKVTPPPLAQRSKVGAMIAAGEFISMVEIVPPRGIDCSREIRGAEQLHKLGVDAINVPDSPRASARMSAQSLCVQIQQKVGIETILHYTCRDRNVLSIQSDLLGASSIGLKNILCLTGDPPKLGNYPDATAVFDVDAIGLVNIVRNLNCGLDIGKNSIGESTGFAIAVAANPGVPDIDQEVRRFAYKVEAGAEFAITQPVFDLRVLEEFLRRVEGFRIPVIAGIWPLTSLRNAEFMKNDLRVSMPDEIMARMARTSSPEAARAEGIRIAQEMLAEARPMVQGVQVSAPFGKGKYLAAAQVLGLTEGVEVPRG